From Watersipora subatra chromosome 2, tzWatSuba1.1, whole genome shotgun sequence, one genomic window encodes:
- the LOC137386747 gene encoding mucin-3A-like: protein MITNVLQLASALALLLIMPFEYRMCSMAAVNNYTTRARHASPMVLPDVVPNFTTSPTSPVITESVNKTELEVNGISAVVTTYGGNWQTSTGNSAHFDTYTSTPATQTETTNNAVIDEDEITSAYPIQERDTHITDSVADDSTTKITATISSHSDISSGPSHSTVSTQKGIIETATMIHTVATAKTEGHSGVSDSADSSPASVGPASAPLHISTDVSVMTTEATAPYSWWRIVVTLVIFCVLAGVILGILKMTESSACKKAKEKGSEDECGIEDNCDTSQEKISRV from the exons ATGATAACCAATGTTCTACAGCTAGCCTCTGCTCTCG CACTTCTCCTAATTATGCCTTTTGAATACCGAATGTGCAGCATGGCGGCTGTCAACAATTACACAACTCGAGCCCGACACGCAAGTCCTATGGTTCTTCCAGACGTTGTACCCAATTTTACAACTAGCCCCACATCGCCTGTTATTACG GAAAGTGTGAATAAGACGGAACTAGAAGTTAATGGAATTTCAGCAGTCGTGACAACTTATGGAGGTAATTGGCAGACTTCCACAGGTAATTCTGCTCACTTTGACACATATACCAGCACTCCAGCTACGCAAACTGAAACAACCAATAACGCCGTCATCGATGAAGATGAAATCACATCGGCTTACCCTATACAAGAGCGTGATACTCATATCACAGATAGTGTAGCCGATGACAGCACAACAAAAATTACAGCAACTATATCATCTCACAGTGACATCTCATCAGGACCTTCTCATTCGACCGTGTCCACGCAAAAAGGCATAATTGAGACAGCAACAATGATACATACAGTTGCAACTGCCAAGACAGAAGGTCACTCAGGAGTCAGCGACAGTGCTGATTCAAGCCCGGCATCAGTCGGTCCAGCCTCAGCTCCATTACACATTTCAACTGATGTTAGTGTCATGACAACTGAAGCAACTGCTCCATATAGCTGGTGGAGAATAGTCGTAACTCTGGTTATATTTTGTGTATTAGCCGGAGTCATTCTTGGGATATTGAAGATGACAGAGAGCAGCGCGTGCAAAAAGGCAAAGGAAAAAGGTTCGGAAGACGAATGTGGGATTGAAGATAACTGTGATACAAGTCAAGAGAAAATATCACGGGTATGA